GATCGAATTCCTCAAGCTCGGAGAAAGTAGTCTCATCTCACCTCCAACGTTGTTAACTCAGCAGCTCGTGCCCTCTCTTGGACTCGCTGAGATTTCGCCTTATGCTCTAACAGATATTCCTCCACCCTTCTCATGTTCTCCGATTTGGTGGCAGATGCACGCCTCAACATAATTCTAGGAGCaaaaattgaatggaaataatTTCCACTACCATATATGagaatttcgaaaaataaaaggaggagagaaagaTTTGGATGACTTCATGTAAAGAGACACTCTTCAATATGAATTCAAGAAATccaatcacattttttttttatattataaagtggaaaaagaagaggaactAATTTGTAAATACGAATTCTCAGGGAATTGTTAAAAATGATAGAGCATATAGTACAAAGAAGGCCGTATAAAATGAAATGCAAAAGTACATATTACCACCCGGCTATTGGTGTACGAATTCGAAAAATTCATTAGCTTCTATTCCCAAAAGCATAAAATTGCAAGATTTAAGATCTTTGTGAGCTTGATAGCAAGACACCGGAAGACAGAGCAAAAATAAGCAGAGACTCCATGATTTTACGTAGAAAATGTGTATTGTAATTTAAATCTAGACTAGCCATCTAATTCAATAATGTTTTCCGGTTGTTCCTTTCGTTTAGAAAGCTTAAAATGTCTTTCAATTGAATGCAACTTTCaagtaaaattataatttccttCTTCCACCAttcttctcctccatcaaattgttttgggaaaaagccacaaaaaaccctgaactttgctcaaagtgacacatttaccccaaacttttttttttacatgaaaaaccccaaacttttcaaaccgtgacacatttaccccaatcaagggcatttttgtctttttattctgttttttcctttttcttttttattcttttattctttttcttcctttcgcCGGCCCAGGGTCTCCCTTGCGGAGGGCACCCTCGCCCAACAAGGGTCGTCTTCGCAGTGTCCGGCGAGAGGGccgcccttgctagatctggcgagggtagGGACACCCTTGCCCGACACAGGTGAGGGCGGCccttgccggcgtcgggcggccctctcaccaaatctagcaagggcaaGGACACCCTCTCCCGACGCaagcgagggcagccctcgccggacaCCGGCTTCCCTCCGCTAGAGCCaacggagggaagagagaagaaaaataatgaaaagaccaaaatgtatcacggttggcaaagttcagggtttttcatgtcacaaaaaaaaaaagtttaaagtaaatgtgtcactttgggcaaagttcagggtttttcgtggctttttcccaattgttttaTATGACCACCTTTTTTGGGGGGTCTGATTATGACTTCTTATTCAAgagtacaatttctttttgccCATAGTTCTTTTGACTTCTAACGGTGCTCATAAGTAAGTTAAGGAGCCTATAATGTGTACTAATCATGTATTATAGCAAACTAGGTGTTGCAAGTAATTCCTTGTTTTTTGGGATATTGTCTGGAATTAAACTGAAGTATTAGCACGTACCTCTTTGAGCGCCTTGGATTAAGGATGGATGATTCTTCGGCAGCAGATTTCGATTGTTTCTTCCTTGGCTTCTTGAAATCAGTAGATAACTCTGTTGTGCTCGGCATTGGCGATGTCCTTGGGGCATGCACAACAACTGAATCGTCCATTCCTTGCGCAAGAATCTGTGACATTTCATCGTCCGTGTATTGTTCAAGTTCAGAGAAGTCGACAGGACTTTGGCTCATGAACTGGGAGAAAATTTCATCTCCTTCTAAGTCAccaaattcattaaaatatagaTCGCCTTCTTCCTCGACATGATTTTTGCTTTCATCCATCTCCACCAAACTGTTCTTACAAAAACAACAGCCGATTTTCTTAGATCCAAACCCTAAAGCATGTAAGAAAATGTGCTGgttgaattaatgaaaagccAAAAGTCGTCACCTGATGATTGGCTCCCACAAGTGAGGTTTTCAAAACAAGTGCAAAATCAGAGAGGCCAAGTATTGGGTATTTGGGTGTGAGAGAGAAGGGAACCTAAAGAAATGAAAGTCAAAGAAGGTGCTAGAACAAGAGAATGAAATCCTTGCTTCAGTTTATAAACAGGACTAATTTAAATAAGCAGATTTGGCTTTGCATTTAATTTGACGAACGTGACTGGTTGTTCCTATCCTAAAAAAACATATGCATGAATTTTTCTGCTCACTATATATATTGTTCTTTGTCAATGGCCACTCTCAACTCAAATGTTCTTCGTCAATTTTGCATGTGTCGGGtcaggagggaaaaaaagaggctCTTCTTTTCGTTCATCATTGAAAATTTAGTTCTTGAGAATGTAGGAAGTGAAAAGCTTGAATTTGAGAAAGGATAATTTGCCATTCTATACTTAGTGGATTAGCGAGAAtcattatccttttcttttatcacCAAATGAACGTGTCGACCATTATTTCACGGGTCTCTGTTTTTCACGCGAAAAATCTATTTTCGAACTTCCGCCTTGCTTTAACGGTAGGTCTTGCGCTCATTGACATTTGCGGAATTCAATAATTATGCTAACGGGTATTCTAATAAGAGAATTATCATGATTAAAATGCGCAAATCTTATATTATTCTTTTGTCTTTGGCACATGCTTACCGCGTGCAATGATTTAGGAGGGGCATATTAAACTCAAAAggagggggaagaagaagatattccTTCAaccagaaaaggaaaacaagctATTTTCAAGTATACCTTATTCGATAATTTGCTCGATTTGTTTATATAAAGACAATTTCCCGACTATTTACTCTTTAGGTAGTAAATCTTAGATGTAGAAGTAGCTAGTTTGGGTTATATGTGACAATCTGCATGCCCATTCAACCACACTATCGAGCCAACATAGAAATACAACCTGTCAGGTACTTAGTATTTGAACTTGCAATATGAAACAAAACTTGACAACATTCCATTTTCGCTCGGATATGTCCATATAGCATTTTCAgtaattcattcattttctggATTTTCACCGTCCAGAAATTACTTAGAAAAGGATGTCCATTAAAGAAAGTATAGTGCATAGCCATTATTCAATGCCAAGTTGCCAACGGCCTCTCATTTGAATTGCGAAGTAACTTGGAGGCTGTTTGGTTACTTTTACAAGATTTTTCTATcgaaaaaatagtttttaacatgaaaatgcttttttttttgtcaacacACGACAACGCCGGTTGCATGGTCATTGATATTATCAATTCTCTGAAGACAAAACCAACATAATCTATtatcttgaaagaaaaaaaaaattatccttcATGATGGAAAATcaatgggaaaagtaccaaaaaagtcttaaacatattacattggtaccaattcaatccctaaacttttcaattgaactaattcagtcctaaaccttttaatattgataccaattcaatccatcggCCAATTTCGGTTTTGGTTTATATTGACgcggcaatttttatgatttttgaattttttattaatttttttttttttttttttttcttttcttttttctcccttcttcctctgttccagcggtggccggcgagcctgcGGTGAGGCTCATGGCTAGAGGCTCGCCGACCAccgggtgagggccgcgaccctcaccggcGACAAGCGAGGGCTTCATGGCCCTCACCcaatggccggcgagcctccggccacgagcctcaccggaggcttGCCGACCACCGCGaatagaggaagaagggagaaaagaaaaaaaaagaaaaaagttaataaataattcgaataaataattaaaaatcataaaaattgtcacgtcagcATCCGGCAACCAACCAACGTCCATGTCGGCGCCaaccggccaaaattggccagatgaattgaatttgtaccaatattaaaaggtttagaaccgaattggtcaaattgaaaagtttagggctgaattggtaccaatgcaatagatttaggacttttttggtatttttctcgAAAAtcgattctaatttttctatttctaatgtTGGATTAATAATAGAAAATGATTGCAGATATAGGTAAGAAGTTTCATCTTCTCATTTGTCACAAAATATTGATGAAAGCTTTTGGTCCGTTAAAGTTTTTGTGAGGGGTCAAATTACTAATTCTATAACAACTGCATATTTTTATCACGGACAACGACCCCTCATATATCATGTCTTAAAGTCATTAACATTATTAAATTTTTGCTTgtcttttaataattaatattttcttctgGTCTATAAACAATAATTTTAGTTTGAATTGAAAGTATTTCTTTTAATCTTATAAGGAAATAAACGTGCTACTTTTGTTAGTtctaattaattgatttttagtttAACTACATATAGCTTATGAATGGACGATATCATGGAgttatcaaataaatgaaaagtataaTTGATATTAAGACACGATAAACATAGTCtagtgaaaagaagaagaagaagaaaagatagcCATTTATTATTTGGCAACCAaagattaatatttttttatgaagaaatgcTTAAATAAACCAAAAGATAAGTTAAACGATTTCATTATTTTGCTAGTTGCAATCATATTTATGAGTGTACTTAGAAAAAGCCTTCAAGAGAACTGAGCAACATATCaacaaacaaatatatatagaCAATTCCTCCTATTTACATTTTAGGTAATATATCTTAGATGTGCGAATCTCATTAAATAACTAGTTTAGTTTACATATAAACAATCCGTATGTCCATTATCTAAACCCCATCATTAATCCAATATAGAAATATATCCAATTAGGTATTTGAATATCTAAGCTTGCAACATAAAACAAATTTGATAACTTACAATTTTCGCCCGGATAtgttcattttgaatttttagtaactcatttattttctggattttcacAATCCTAGAATTACTCATAAAAGGATGCCCTTTAAGGACAATGTAATTCATAGCCATTGAATGCCAACTGTCTCTCATCGAATTGTGGAGTAACCTGGAGGCCGTTTGATTACGTTTACAACACCCAtttctctgtcaaaaagaaatagtttttaaaatgaaaacacTGTTTGCATAGGTATcgatttattgaattaattgaaaacgaaatctaatataatctttatcttgaaaggaaaagaaaattattcttcATCTTGGAAAAAGTGATTCTGGTTAACTCATTTTGACAGTTGcttttattcttctttgatGAGAGCTTTTAgtgcttttgaaatttttgtgaggGATGAAATTACTAACTCGATGACAGTTGCTTTTATTCATCAGTGACTCTTAAGAGCTAGAGCTATTAACTTTTTTAATATTCCAgtttgtcttttaatttttaagattttcttaCATCTGAGAAACATGCTACTTTTGTCAGTTCTAGCAAATTGATAAATACCATAgctgaaaaattttaaataaaagtctaaaatgaattttgtatcaaataagaacccgaatTAGATGTGTCAGTCTCATATAAGAGTCTAAAATGTCTATGGTAGTTTCAAGTAAGGGCCTAGCCCCGCTAGTCACCAGCTAACTAGAATTCCCGGCCGATCAaaagacaattttaattttaaattatttttcttttatttcttcttttttcttttctcttttcttttcttttcattttatttctttttggtaagCGCTAGCGAGGGCCAAGCGACCCTCACCAAAACTAGGTGAAGGTCACCTTACCTAGGGCCTTGCTAGTTGCGGGCAAAGGTGGCCCTCATCTATGGTtttcgagggcggcctcgcttGGGGCAAGGGTCATCTTGTCGAGGTGAGGACTAATCTCACCCATGGTCGGCGAGGGCAACCTCACCCAATCCTATCTAGGCATCACCagcaaagaagaaagggaaaactagtaaaaagaaaaagaaagagaaaaagaaaaaaaaactcaaaaaaggTAAAGGATGGAAATGTCTTTGATCAACTGAAAggtcaaactttttttttaattgatataGCCACTTCAAactattatttgaaataaaattcatttcgGACCCTCATTCGAGAAAATTAGGTATTTCATGCCTTTATTTGGCTTTTTCTCCATAGCTTATGAATGAAAGACGTCATGGACTAATAGAATAAATGGAAAGTATAATTTGCATTTGATTAGGATAGATATTGTTGAGTGAAAATGATATTAGATAAACATCTATTATTTGGCATAACCAAACATTAAATATCTTTTATTAAGAATCACTTAAATAAACTAATAACAAGTTAACTGACTTTACTATTTATAAATGTAAACAAAAATAAACGTAACCAAACGGGACCTTcttcaatgaaaaaacaaaatcaccCTATTTACTATATTGCTAGTTGCAATCACACTCATGAGTCTACTTAAAACCGGCTTTCAAGAAAACTGAGCGACATATAAATTATAAACAAACTAATTTAAATTACAAGGAGAAAGTCCAAAGTCCACGACCCTTTAACCTATTCTCTGTGGAAACAAATACACACAAAAGGGGTACAAAAAGTGTCATCACTTCCTAAACTTTTGTATCTCCAAAACAATGAGAATTACAAATAGAAGACCAATAGTAATTCCATAACCAACATTCCACTTGTTCCCCTTTTCGCCTAAATGAATTCCATAGAAAACATTCGCGATCGCAAAAATAATCAAAACCCGCCCCACATTATGGTGATACCAGTTCCAATATCCTCGCAATTTTGATCCCTTCCCCGGTCGAGCCAAAATTGCCATGACCTGCCGAATTTTCATATAAACAATAGAAAAAGACATATAAGAAAGACCACAACTATATAAGATAGAAAATGAGATCGAAAGGGGAAATAGTGTATATAATATTAGGTAAATCATTCTGCCAATACATAATAATGTGTAGAAGAAGCATTGCAAGGGTCCAAAGAAATTTATATATGCATAATGGTAATCTAATGTTGTATGTGCATGCCTCGAACTTGGCAAAAAAActgaattgagagagagagagagagagagagagagagagagagattacctgGAGGCAGCCAAGAACAAGAATGAAGATTCCCAAACCCTTGTGGGTGGAGACATTGCTGGCACTGATCTTGTTTTCCAACACGAAGCCGCAAATGATTCCCACCAAACCCAGAACGAAAGCCGAGGATTGAACGGCGGCGTGCACGTAGAACCACATCGGGTCGTACTGCTGGCCGTGACGAGCCACGATTATCCCAATGATCATCAAGATGCTCCATGCCAGCATGTTCAGGATCCCATGGCTCCTCCTCAGTCTGGTATAGGGAGTGCCCTCAGTCGTGGTTTGGCCTGTTCCGTAATTTGCATGCCAGAAACCCCATATTAGAAAGACCTTCATCTATCACTTAACATCTAGATCGTAGAAAAGAAAGTTGAAACAATGATGGcaatttttcttctcccttcttcttaatattattatttaagatATGCATGTACCTGGACCCAACTGAGGTAACAATGATGGCAACTCTCACGTCATTTTGCCTCAAAGACCTTTTCAAACTCTCAttcaaagtaaaataaagaactGAACAAAAGACCGTTTCGAATTTGGGATTAACTGGAGAGCCCTGAGATTGCTTCTTGATGACTATCAGAAAAATGTCAGCATCCACATTGGGTCAACTTGGGGCAATTTTTCATATTCTATTTCTTTCCGTCCAAACGGCGAAGATCAGTATACTTGATAAGGAATGGCACGCTTCAACTTCTCTGCACCGACGTGACACTTACCTGCCCCCTTGACATTGAGAGGTACTTAAGTGCTTCTGAAGGATCAAGGCAAGAAAATCACATAACGTATGACCCACATCAGCAGTGATGTTTCAGTGTTTTAGTATGACCACTTCCTTCGTTTATGTATACACAAGTTATGTTGTTGATCTCCACTCAATATTTTGTACTCTATGATTGATTAGGTGAAAAGAGAAGGGGACGCAGGCTGAAGAAATCCTGacattttttcctaaattagaCTCCTTAGAACCATCTTCCAGCTTATTACCTTCAGTGTGATTAATTTTATGTATATGGGTGAATATTTATAGTGGTTTTATGTAAATTAAGTCACatcctttttcaatttttcccatATGGAGTCCAGCAAGAAAGGGTTGGCATCCCACACACCATGATGATGCGAAAGCTAGAAAAAGGCAATGGGCCCAACAATACTCAACGTGTGCGTAAAACGTACACTTCAACACATTCATTGATTTATTTAGTTGGTTATAATTGGTGCTAGCCccatttccataaaaaaataaaaagaaaaaaaaaagtattgagaAAAAAGAGTAAGCaataaagtaacaatcataaaGCAGTTGAAACATCAAACTACCAACAtttttagcttttattttttttggtcggtcaacATTTTTAGTTGAATAAtgaatatataattaataatttaatcttGTGTAATGACTCATTCAAAATTGTAAATAAAggatttgaccaatttaatccaaGATTTTCATGTCTATAATCTAATCACGTTGtagcctctcttcctctctttattttatgttttaaaaGGGAAGAAACTATTCTTATTTCAAACAAGTACTTGCATGTATTGCAATATTCTATGTAAGAACTCAAATTTTATGCAGACTGTGCACATTATAAAACtatattcttctctctcttgtttgtcactttcttcctcctttcctAACTTCCTCTTCacctttcttttgatttctacCAAATTGGTTACGTCTCTGCATCTATCTTATTCAACCTAAAAGAAAGTGGAGAAGTCATCAAATATCTACCCAAAACGCCTGGAAACGCACTAGCCCACCTACCACATGGAACCCACCAAACAAATATTAAatccattatttttttgtttcgttcTAAGTCTAACCTTGGACAAACTCATTTGGTATTATCGCATCAATTTAGTGACCGAAGGTTGTCattttttcgaatttgtttTGTCTTATAAAAATCTCTATGACCCCGTCTCCGATAATATTCCTAACCCAACCACTCCTATTCTCATTTAGTAAGTTGACTTTTGGTTGCTCATGTTTGCAATATGGTGAAACTGAGTGAAAAGTGGGGGACAAAGAAGGGTAAAAACCTTCCCAAGACAATCCCGTGATCCTATCTTTTCgaggttaaattaggtttttgCGTAGACAGACGGCATTTGATCTATGTCTAAGAGACCAACAGAAGCCTTGACTCGATGTAATCCATTGTTCTAAGCAATCCCGTAATCCTATCTTCTCATGGAAAAGGAGCAAAAAAGAGATAAGAATAGCAAGAGAGCAGTTGCACTGACCCGAGACAAAGTTCACGGAGGTCACTGTCATGTCCTGGTGCTGCATCAGCTGATACGTCGACCCCGGCGTGAATCCGGACGGCCCGACCGCGTAAATCAGGTTCGACTCAGGCTGGGCCGTGTTTAGCTGGAACGCCATGTAGGTGCGGTTCGACTGCGACACGATCATGGACGAGCTCGCCACGATGGTCAGGGAACCCTGGTCGGGCTTGACCTGGGATGGAGTCTGGGCATCCAGCGCGTACTGCTTCACCGTGCCGCTGCCGCTTGACGAGAACCAACCAACCACCGCGCTCGCCCCAACCATCTGCGGTTTGCTCGAGAAGCCCATGCCTATGTAGGAGTTGGCGGTGGGCGTGGAGAGGACGAAGCTCCATGTGTTTGCGGATGTTTGCTGGTACTGCAATTACAGTGTAAATTCACTAATGCTCAATCGATCACATCACATATCCAAAGTTTTAGATTGTTACAGCACCTACAATGAATTCAACTACCATATAAAGAATGACCTGTGAATCGTCACTTCGATTCGGGGTTGGTAAGATCCGGAACCGGTTCTCTCAAGGTTCCCAGATTTCAAAAATCGCCATAGTCTATAGATCGAAGAAACGCGACATACATCAAAGTACAATATTGAATCAGATTGAAGAGACAGTCTTACTCTGAGGATGAAGTTCTCAGATGCCCAAGCGGAGATGCAGGCGAGAGAAGTCGTGTTGAAGGGGAGGCCATCGACGTTCAGGTTGGAGCTGCACGAATCCAGCGACGACGACTGCGACCATACAGATGCCGCGAGGCCGCAGAGAGAGACGAGGACGATGACTAACGACGAAGACACCTtcatctctctccttctctcgctctctcttgctcgctcttttctctctctctggaggGTGGAAAGTAATGGAGAAAGTGTGACATTAATATATGTGAACTCGCCCGAGGAAGGTGACGATGTTGCTCCATTATTTTAAGGAGAATGATTGTAACTAACATGTTGTCTTGCCCCTGTACATTATTGAAGTCCCCATTACTCTTTACTTTATTATTAtccccttttttcttattttcccgGGAAAATCAAGACCGGATTTTCTTGTATTCACACGGCTTTGTAATgggaatattttattttcgtgAATATCTAACTTCTAGTCCTCGAACTTAGGCACGTTTCCCAATCAAAAGATGAAACTTCGAATTTTATCTTACCAAGCCCTCGAACCTGTATGaatttaccaattaagtccttCCGACACCAATCCTTATCTCCTTCCAGCTAATCTAACCATCAAACCAAGTCAGAAGATGAGGCATAGAAATTTCACGGTGGCTTGCCTTATGAGGCAAAAGGTACTGCCATTTTTTACGACATCTTGTCTATCAAGGCCCAATTTTTTGCACCATGTCACGATTCGACAGCCAGGTCAGCTTGAGTTGTTCAAGATGGGTTGTAGAAGgactcgatttcaaaaatttaggCAAGATCAATGACTCGATTGAATAAACCTAGAGGTTCAAAGGGTCGATTGGGGAAAGCCCGCGATATCAGggacaaaaagtaaaatttcatttttttttccttcctacATAGGGGTTCTCATCTTGAATTTTCAGtaacttatctatttttttggattttcacgGTCCTGGAACTACTCAGAAAAGGATGTCCTTTAAGAACAATGTAGTTCATAGGCATCGAATGCCAACCATCTCTCATCGAATTGTGGAGTAACCTGGAGGCCGTTTGGTTACGTGACCCATttctctattaaaaaaaaaaatagtttttaacaTGAAAACACCATTTGCATAGTTAACGATattatgaattatttgaaaacaaaacttaatataatctattatcttgaaagaaaaagaagatatatatatataattttagatTAATAGCGAAAAAACGATTGTAGATCTCTTTTATGCAAGAACTTATACCTTCTTCTTCGCCCCAAAACTTTGATGTGAGCTTTTAgtgcttttgaaatttttgtgaggGATCAATTACTCACGACAGTTGCATATCTTCATCATAAAAAGTTACTCCTCTCATATCATGTCTTAAGAAGTATTGACTTTTTTGATATTCCGgtttctatttcaataattggATATCTTCTTACATCTGATAAACGTGCTACTTTTGTTACTTCTAACAAATTGATATTTATCATAGCTTATGAATGAAAGACGTCATGGACTAATAGAACAAATGGAAAGTATAATTGGCATTTAGCAAACAGATATTGTTGAGTGAAAATGATATTAGATAAACATTTATTATCTGGCATAAACaaacattatattttttatCAAGAAACTCTTATATAAACTAATAACAAGAGACTTTACTATTTGTAAATGTTaggaaaaataaacataaccaaacAAGATCttattcaatgaaaaacaaaagtaaataaaaatcacCCTAATTACTATATTGCTAGTTGCAAACATACTCATGAGTCTCCAAAAAAACAGCTTTCAAGAAAATGAGCAACATATAGActccgtttgtttcatggaaagtaactttcaaaaaaacgtttttcgaatttttcagtgttcatctcatgaaaaatgaactcatcagggaaaacattttctatcaatggaaaaaagtcttctaaaatagggaaaaatattttccacttttcaagaaaacattttccatatcttCTTTCACCTCACTTTCTTTGACCAaatacattttccttttatttttctttttttttttttcaaaaattgatttttataccttctttttcttttttttcttcacccGGTTGCCTGCCACAGCAAAGGCCAGCGATCAGCCACTGGTGAGCTCGAGCATTGCTAGAGGACAACTAGTCTTGA
This region of Eucalyptus grandis isolate ANBG69807.140 chromosome 8, ASM1654582v1, whole genome shotgun sequence genomic DNA includes:
- the LOC104456455 gene encoding cytochrome b561 and DOMON domain-containing protein At3g07570, giving the protein MKVSSSLVIVLVSLCGLAASVWSQSSSLDSCSSNLNVDGLPFNTTSLACISAWASENFILRYQQTSANTWSFVLSTPTANSYIGMGFSSKPQMVGASAVVGWFSSSGSGTVKQYALDAQTPSQVKPDQGSLTIVASSSMIVSQSNRTYMAFQLNTAQPESNLIYAVGPSGFTPGSTYQLMQHQDMTVTSVNFVSGQTTTEGTPYTRLRRSHGILNMLAWSILMIIGIIVARHGQQYDPMWFYVHAAVQSSAFVLGLVGIICGFVLENKISASNVSTHKGLGIFILVLGCLQVMAILARPGKGSKLRGYWNWYHHNVGRVLIIFAIANVFYGIHLGEKGNKWNVGYGITIGLLFVILIVLEIQKFRK